The DNA window CGCCGAAGAGGGACAGTGCCGTCCACCCCGCGGTGAGCGCTTCCTCGTACTTGCCGACCGTCGTGTACAGCACCGTCCGCAAGCTGTAGAGCTGCGCCTTGTCGGTGATGGACCGCGCGTGCTCGATCGCGGCCTCGCACGCCGCCTCGGCCTCCGTCTGGGCACCCGCGAGAAAGCCGCACTCGGCCAGCTCGGCGTGCAGGCCGTAGCAGAGTTCGTACTCGTCTTCCCAGCGCGCCTCGTCGAGCAGGCCGATCCCGGCGCGCAGGTATCCTGTGGCGGTCTGGTGGACGATGGCGGCCTTGGCCCGCCGTCCAGCGTCGAGGTTCACCCGCGCCACCATGACCCGATCCGCTGGATCCGTGACGTGCGCGAGGCCCCGGTTCAGGTGCTCCGCGATCTTGAACAGGCCCTCCTGCGAGGGCTCCCCCTCGCTCGCGGCGAGCAGCAGGCGCCCGATAGAGAGGTGCACCTGCTGCTTCTCGCCTTCCGGCACCATCATGTACGCGGCCTGCTGCACCCGGTCGTGCAGGAAGCGGTAAGAGACGTCGACGCCCGTGGGGACGACGCGGCTCGACGGCCCCGCCCTGGAGGCGTCGACGAGGCTGTAGTCGTCGCCGAGCGGGACGATCAGCCCCTCGCAGAGCGCCTCACCGAGATCGGCGACCGTCTCGGCCACCGGGCGCTGGTACACGACCGACAGCGTGTGCAGATCGAACTCGTGACCGACGCAGGCCGCGAGCTTCAGCGCCTGCTGCGACGTCGGCGAGAGGCGCTGGATCTTCTGGGCCATCAGCGCGACGACGCTCTCGACGATGATCGTGTCCTGCAGGTGCTGCGCGTCGCAGCTCCAGGTGCCGCGGCGCGGATCGAACGTCAGCAGGTTCTGCTCGTGCAGGGCCTCGAGGAACCGGTGAACGAAGAAGGGGTTCCCCTCCGTCCGCTTCCAGACGACCTCCACCAGCGACGTGACCGTCGTCGGGTCGCAGCTCAGCGCCTCGCCGACGAGCTGCCCCACCCGCCGCTCGTCGAGCGGCTGCAGCGTGATCTCGACGAACCTCGTCCCGGCGCGGCGCAGCGCGGCGAGGCTCGCGTTCAGCGGGTGATCGGCGTCCACCTCCCGGTCGCGGTAAGCCCCGATCAGCAGCAGATGGCGACCCGAGGGCTCCGACAGCATCATCTCCACGAGCCTCAGCGACTCCGCGTCGGCCCACTGCAGATCGTCGAGGAACAGGGCCAGCGGGCGCGAGCGCGTGGTGAACAGGCGCAGGAACGACTGGAAGAGCAGCTGGAACCGGACCTGCGCCTCGACCGGCCCGAGCGCCGCCACGGGCTCCTGCGGACCGATGATCAGCTCGAGTTCCGGGATCCGATCGGTCAGGATCCGACCGTTCTTGCCCAGCGCCGCGCGCAGCGCCTCCCTCCAGCGCGCGAGCGTCGCTGGCGGCTCTGCGAGCACCCGCCGGACCAGCTCCCGGAGCGCGTACGCGATCGGCGCGTAGGGCGTGCTCGATCCGAGCTGATCGAACTTTCCCGCCACCAGCACGCCCCCAGCGCGCTGCACGGCCTGGGACAGCTCGGCGACCAGCGACGATTTGCCCACCCCCGAAGGCCCGCGCACCAGAGCGACGCCCGCGGTCCCGCTGATGGTTTCCCTCCAGGCAGCTTCCAGCGTCGAGAGCGACTCCTCGCGCCCGAACAGTCGCTGCGGCAGGTGCAGCACCCCGACCCGATCGTGCTGCGCGATGGGGAACGGCGCGATCGTGCCCGTGGGCGAGAGCCGGGCGAGGCATTCGACGAGATCCGCGTGCAGGCCGCGCGCACTCTGGTAGCGGTCCTCGACGGCCTTGGCGAGCAGCCGCATGGTGATGTCCGACACGACGCGGGGAAGCTTCGGCACTACCTCGTGTGGCGGGGTGGGCTTCCTGGCGATGTGGCTATGGACGAGTTCCAGCGCGTCCGTCGTCGGGAACGGCAAGCTCCCGGTCAGCATCTCGTAGAACATCACCCCGAACGAGTAGAGGTCCGAGCGCTGATCGAGCAGCCGGTTGGTGCGACCCGTCTGCTCGGGAGACATGTAGGCCAGCGTTCCCTCCAGCGCCTCGGGGTTCCGCGCGCTCTGCGTCTCGCGCGAGAGCCGCGTCGAGATGCCGAAGTCGATGAGCTTCGTCGTGCGCGTGGAGAGCGACACGAGCACGTTGTGCGGTTTGAGATCTTTGTGGATCACCTTTCGTGCGTGGAGCGCGGCGAGCGTGTCGGCGAGCGAACTCGCGAGCTCCAGCGCCGTCCTCAGCTCGAGCCGCTCTCGCCTCAGCACGTGGTGCAGCGGCTCGCCGCCGGGATCCTCGAGAACCAGTGCGCAGCTCTGCCCGTGCTCGACGAGGCCGTAGCTCTTCACCACCCCGCGGATGTCGAGATCCCGCAGGATGGCGTACTCGTGGCGTAACCTGGCGACGGCCCGTGGGCTCTGAATCTCCTCCTTGAGGAGCTTCAGCGTGACCGGCGCGCGATCCTCGTTCCTGTAGCCGCGGCAGAGGAACACCTCTGGGCTCTCATGGATCTGTTCCACGAGAGTGAATTCGGCGATCTGCTGCATTGTCCACCCCTGCCCTCGATGGTCTCAGGGCGTGGCCGGGGCTGACAAGAGGCGCCGGAGCGCCGCCCAGGGGGGCGACGCCAGGGCAACGGGATCAGCGCGTGGCCGCCGGATCGGGGGCGTTCTCGGCGCGGCGTTCCCAGGTCCCGCGAAGGATCCGCTGACTCGGTAGCCGGACCGCGTTCCGGACCGTCACCCCGAGCGGCTGCACCCCCAGGAAGTACCCCAGGCACAGGAGTCCCCCGAGCGTGCTGACCGTCCCGAAGACCGGAGGCCAGAGGGCGACCGCCGTACAACCCGCCGCGGCCACCAGCGTCAGCGCGGCGAACACCGCGCACTGCACCGCCCTCGAGCGGATCACGCCGCGAGGATCCAGGGTGGCGACGAGGCGAGGCGCACTCGGCGTTTCACCGCCCAGCCACACCATCGAACCGGCCTCCACCGGCACCTCCACCGTGCGCGAGTACCCACGCGCCTTCCGCGCGTGCGGATACGCCTCGTCGAAGCGTGCCTCCGAGGGGCACACCGCGCGCTGCGCTTGCTCCTCGACGGAGACCCAGATCTCCGACTCGATTGCGGGCTCGACCCGGACCTCCTCGCCGCCCTCGTCGAGCGCCACCGCGCCGCCGTAGAGCTCGCCCCCGTAGCTCCGGTCGTGGAACACGATCGCCTCGCGCTTCCCGTTCTCGGCCGCAGCGCGCCCCACCTGCTCCACCCGGTGCCCGGCGAACGCGCCTCCGCGCCCGTCGCCGCGGAGCACCCGCGCACGCCGGAACGGCCCGAGCGCGCGCTCCTGTCGCGTGAGGGTCCCGAGATCCTTCAGCGCCGCCGCCGCCACGAGCAGCGCGTTCACCCACAGGATCGACAGCGCGATCCAGCCCATCACCTCGCGTGTCAGCATGGGCTCAGGCGCTGGCCGCCTCGGCCTCGGCCCGGCGCACGTCGCGTGACGCGAGCTCGGCGAGCGGCGCCACGTGCTCCGAGACCGCCACGTCACGCTCGGTGGGCCTCTTCAGACCGAACAGGAACGTCCGCAGCAGGTACAGCACCATGCTCGGCTCGTCGAGCGATCGATCGATCCGCGGCACCACCTCGCGCTCGTGCGCCTCGTGCAGCGTCGACCAGTGCAGGCCTGCCCGGTTGTGGTGGATGGTGTGGTAGCCGTTGTTGCACATGATCCAGTTGAAGCCGCGCCCGACGAAGTTGCGCGAGTGGTTCCACTCGCTCGACGTGTCGCAGCGGTCGTGCTGGATCAGGTTGATGCGCAGGATGCCCCGCGCCCCCCAGAGCTGAGGGATGACGATGAAGAACAGCGTCGTCCACACATCCACGAGCAAGAGCGCCCCCGTCACCCCGAAGGCGAACGCCGACTCGAGCTGGTACTGACGCCGGAACTCCCCCCGCCCGTGCAGCGCCCCCCAGCGCTTCACGCCGTCGAACGTGTTCGGCCCGGCGACGTTGGGAAAGTGCAGCAAGTTGAGCAGGTGCCACCGGAAGCCGACATGGTCGGGTGCCGCCCAGTCCGGCTGGCCATCGTCGTCGAAGTGGTGGTGGACCAGGTTGTGCGACGGGATGTTTGCCGACGCCGGGTAGAGCGCCCCGAAGCTGAGCACGCAGCGCCAGATCATGTTGAGGCGCCGGCTCTGGAAGATGCCCTGGTGCAGGTGGTTGTGGATCACCACCGCGTTCAGGAAGCTGAAGTAGCAGGCCGCCCCGAGGAAGAAGACGTTCCGGCAGCGCTCTTCCACGAACATCGCAGCGAGCAGCCCCAGGTAGACGAAGATGATCCCGACCTGGCGCCACTCCGCCGGGTGCTTCACCAGCCAGGGCTCGCGGCGGGTCGCCCTGGACACCCCGGAAGACGCGATTTCCCCGGTCGTTGCAGCAGTTGGCATACGGGCAGAAGTCCCCACGCCCCGCTCGTTAGCACCAGTCCGTCCGCCGAACAATTGGCCCCACGGTGACGCTGTCGTGCTCCGCGCATTGGGATCCAGCCGACGCGTTTCGCTCCGTGAGGATGAGAATTTCGCTGCATCTCTGGAAAAGTTGCCGTTTCTCTGCACCGTCGTGGACGAGCTGAGCCATTTCGGATACTCAGGCTTCTCCTGATGTAATTCACATCCCAACCACAGTGTGAGCGTCGTGGGGGGAGACGCCTGACTGCCCGGAATGTGAGGGCCGATCGCTGCCGTTGCAGGGGTCGGCCGGTGCCTTCGGCAGCAGAGGTGGCCCCCCGGGTGGGCGCCCCTCCCGAGGTTACGAGGAGGCCGTTCACGTGACCGCCATTGTCTCGACGCTCAAGTCTCTGCCGTTCACACAGCTACGACGGAACCGTTACTTCTACCTCTGGTACGACGGTTTCTACGCCGCCGTGTGCGCCACCCTCCTCCTGGCGATGTACTTCAGCGGTCACAAGCCGCTCCTCGCCTCCTGGGATCCCCGGATGTGGCTGCTGCTGCCCCTGGCGTGTCAGGCGCAGATCCTGTGCAGCGTCTACATCCACAACGCGACGCACAACAACTTCCCCCGCGCTGTGAACCGGCTGATCGGCGAGGTGTGCGGCGTGGTGGTGCTGACGCGCTTCGCTTCCTGGGAAGTGATCCACCAGCGGCACCACCGCTACTCCGACGACCTGGACAAGGACCCGCATCCCGTCGGGCCGAGCTACTGGAAGTTCCTGGTCGACACGATCGTGAACGTGGAGCGTCAGCTCCAGAAGATCTACTTCGACCTCTACGGCGACACGCCCGAGACGCGACGCTACGAAAAGAACCGCGCCTACGTCAGCTACGCGACGAACATCCTCCTGATCGCGACCTGGTACACGTTCCTCGGCCCGATCGCGTTCTTCGGCCTGTTCGTACCGGCGTCCCTGGTGGGCTTCTTCCACCTGGTCCACTTCAACTGGTCGACGCACAACGCCTTCTCGAAGGACGGCGACTTCAAGCCGGTGAACCTGAACCACGGGTACTACCGGATCGGCAACTGGCTGTGGCACGGCATCTACATGCACGCGAACCACCACAAGCGCGCGGGCATGTTCAACCCGGCGAAGCTGCAGCCGAGCCTTCCGATCACGCCGCCTCCCTCCGCCTGAAGCCCTCCCTCCTCTAGGACCCGCCTCCTCTCGGGTTCTGCCTCTCCCGCCTCCTTGCTGCGTCAGCTTGAGCCCCCCCGCGGGTTCCGCTCCTCTCACATGAAGCCCTGTGCGGGGCCGCCTCTCCCGGGTGAAGTCACTCGTCGATGCCGGGCGTGCCTGGTGAAGGCTCGTGCTGATGCGGGAGCAGCGCGGGGAAGGTCCCGGCTGATGCGGCAGTAGCGCGGGGAGGGTCCCGGCAGATGCGGCAGCACCGCGGGGAAGGTCCCGGCTGATGCGGGAGCAGCGCGGGGAAGGTCCAGGTTGGTATGGGAGCAGTGCGGAGAAGCTTCGGACAGATGGCGGCTCTGATCAAACGGACCAGGTAGATGGCGCATCGACTTGGAGATGCTCCAGGCTGATGCGGGAGCAGCGCGAAGAGATCCCGGCTGATACGGGCGCAGCGCGGAGACGGTCCAGGCTGGTGCGGGAGCAGCGCAGAGAATCTTCGGACGGATGGAGGCCCTGCTCAGAAGGACCAAGTTGATGGTGCATCGACCTGGAGATGCTCCATGCTGGTGGCCCATCAGCGCAGAGGAGGTCCATGCTGATGACGCATCAGCGCAGAGGGGGGCCATGCTGGTGGCCCATCAGCGCAGAGGAGGTCCATGCTGATGACGCATCAGCGTGAAGATGCGCCAGGCTGATGTTCTGGCTGTCCGGTGAAGGGCCCCGAAGTTCGCGAGAGAGGGCGTTCGCGTGACGCCGGCACCGCACGCCGTCGTGCTGTGTGCTTCGTGCGGTGGCGGAGGGCAGGGAGTGCGCGGAGAGGACCGCTTACTCGGACGGCTCGGAGGGACGGGTGGGGGGCGTCTCGCCAGGGGGCCGCTTCGGGATGGTGAGCTTCGGCGTGGCGGTGGGCGCCGCGCTGGGCTCGGCCGAGGGGGCGGCAGTGGCCGCTGGGGTCGCGGTGCCGTCGGCGGTGGCTGCTGAGCCAGCGTCGGGTGGCGTGCCACCGTCAGGAGCGGCGTCCGGCGCGGCGGTGGCTGCCGGGGGGGGCGGCGGTGGCGCCGCAGGCTCGGCGGTCGCGGCGGCGGCCGGAGCGTCCGGGGCCCAGCAGTCGAGCTTCGGGGGGGTCGCGAAGGTCAGCTTGCGGGTGGTGGCGTCGCCCCGCCTCACCGAGATGGTCTCGGTCTTGTAGGGCGTCGTCTCCCCGCACTCGTAGGCGGGCGTGTCGCCCTTCTGATCGGGGGTCTTGGCGACGGGGCGAGGCGCGGGCTCGTTGACGCACTGGGCCCACTGCACCTCGAACTCACCGTTCGTGTCGGGGATGAGGACCTGGCTCGGCGACGTCTCCTGCTCGCGACGACCGTCGAGGATCATCTTGTTCAAGACGTCCTTGCCGTCGAGGATCGTCACCTGCACCGGGAGGCGAAGGCTCCCGCGCATCCGAGCGCGGGAGGCGCCGAACTCGAAGTCGGCGCACACCGGCTCGCCTTCCACGGGAGAAGCGGTGGGAGGGCCGCCGCAGGCTGCGCCACCGAGCACGGCGAGCAGGCCTGCAGCCAGATGGAGTGAAATTGGGCGCGGAGTGTGGCTCGTCACTGAGGCGAACAGTTGAGCCCTCCGCGGCCCGAGTCAAGCGATCTTGGTCTTGCCCAGCTTCAAGATCCGATCGAAGTGATCCTTGGAGACAGGGACCACGCTGAGCCGCGAGCGCTTGAGCAAGGCGATGTCGGCAAATGCCGGATCGTCGCGGATCGCATCCAGCGAGACCTGGACCTTCATCGCCGTGACGGGCTCGACGTCGACCGCGCTCCAGTCCTCTTCCGGCGCGGTGGGATCAGGGTACGCCTCACGCTTGATGCGGGCGATGCCTGCGACCGATTTGCCTTCGTTGGAGTGGTAAAACAGGGCGAGGTCGCCAGCCTTCATCTCTCGGATGTGATTGCGCGCTTCGTAGTTTCTGACGCCGTCCCACATCGTTTGTCCATCTTTGACGAGCTGGGCATACGAGTACTTGTACGGCTCGCTCTTCATCAACCAGTAGCGCCGGGTCGCCATCGCAGCGGCCACCCTATCACCAGCGGGTCAGTCGGTGATCACGATACGGGTGCCATCGGACACGAGGCGGGCGACTTCGTCGATCTCGTCGTCGTCGAGGGCGATGCAGCCCAGGGTCCAGTCGGATTTCTTATGTTCGCCAGCTAGCTCTTTGCTGCCCACACCATGGATGCCGATGCTGTGGCCGATGCCGCGACCCGCGGGAACCTCGCCACGGCGCTTCATCTCGGCGTAGCGGACGCGATCCTCGTCGTTCGGGTAGCTGACGAGAAGGAACTTGTGGAAGAGCCCCTTGATGCGGCTCTGGACGCGGTAGGTGCCCACGGGGGTGCGCTTGTCGCCCTCGTACTGCTTGGGGCCAGCGCCGCCAGGGCCGATCGCGACCTTGTACGATTTCACGACCTGCTCTCCGTAGAGGAGCTTCAAGGTGTGGTCGCTCTTGTCGATGCGGATCTCGGTGACGAGCTTGGCCGTGGGTTTCCAGGAGGAGCCGCCCGCGATGAGGGCAGGCGCGACGAAGGTGGTCGCCA is part of the Chondromyces crocatus genome and encodes:
- a CDS encoding protein kinase domain-containing protein; this translates as MEQIHESPEVFLCRGYRNEDRAPVTLKLLKEEIQSPRAVARLRHEYAILRDLDIRGVVKSYGLVEHGQSCALVLEDPGGEPLHHVLRRERLELRTALELASSLADTLAALHARKVIHKDLKPHNVLVSLSTRTTKLIDFGISTRLSRETQSARNPEALEGTLAYMSPEQTGRTNRLLDQRSDLYSFGVMFYEMLTGSLPFPTTDALELVHSHIARKPTPPHEVVPKLPRVVSDITMRLLAKAVEDRYQSARGLHADLVECLARLSPTGTIAPFPIAQHDRVGVLHLPQRLFGREESLSTLEAAWRETISGTAGVALVRGPSGVGKSSLVAELSQAVQRAGGVLVAGKFDQLGSSTPYAPIAYALRELVRRVLAEPPATLARWREALRAALGKNGRILTDRIPELELIIGPQEPVAALGPVEAQVRFQLLFQSFLRLFTTRSRPLALFLDDLQWADAESLRLVEMMLSEPSGRHLLLIGAYRDREVDADHPLNASLAALRRAGTRFVEITLQPLDERRVGQLVGEALSCDPTTVTSLVEVVWKRTEGNPFFVHRFLEALHEQNLLTFDPRRGTWSCDAQHLQDTIIVESVVALMAQKIQRLSPTSQQALKLAACVGHEFDLHTLSVVYQRPVAETVADLGEALCEGLIVPLGDDYSLVDASRAGPSSRVVPTGVDVSYRFLHDRVQQAAYMMVPEGEKQQVHLSIGRLLLAASEGEPSQEGLFKIAEHLNRGLAHVTDPADRVMVARVNLDAGRRAKAAIVHQTATGYLRAGIGLLDEARWEDEYELCYGLHAELAECGFLAGAQTEAEAACEAAIEHARSITDKAQLYSLRTVLYTTVGKYEEALTAGWTALSLFGVARPEGMAALGAEVQGELIQVQALLSRRPIASLLDAPELTDPDRRLEMQILVDLMGASFFVDQLQFTLVVAKMVSLSLRHGQMDLSAFAYMLYAVVLGATGMLREAYGFGKLGIELCARWNSPRIEAKVLSSATTTTLTLFEPLQLSLVRSARGLQVALEAGDILSYSYSAYMMVFNRAAMGEALGAYRAGLADVQAFLVRVKNGPGADVVGLGRQFAACLMGETKGRMSLSNDTFDEDALVATLDKPDAAVTAGWYHTLKVQLAVLYGDHELALAHAATAESLSAKATGCFFITELLFHANLARAALARGGADVEALTGARAQLATWAECCPDTFLHKRLLVDALVARASGDELSAIDLFDQAVEAACKSGFVHHQALASELLAQLHLERGRKHAAQVHLAAAHSAYLQWGATAKAQQLTERYGPSFAPWAGAPRPSSEAPATQGRLSTSITITTTGDIRGTTLDMLTVFRAAQAIAGEIELERVLERILRIVVENTGAELGHLFLPHEDALVLRTSMTVQADAVVQRASVPLEATTDVPRSVVYYAVRTLEAVVLGDALKDARFAADPHISATQPRSILCLPLLHQGKLSGVLHLAHHAATDVFTPARIELCQVLCAQAAIAVENALLVGRVQASTVALQRLNSALETEIGQRTEELRASNAQLVLELREREHAERERTRLQEEIIRAQGERLSEMSTPLIPITDRIMVMPLIGTLDRARVRQVLEAALEGAQARAASVVILDITGVRDVDTEVANSLLKTAAALRLLGAQVVLTGMRPEVARTVVSLNIDLRGIVIRGTLQSAILHAIRLSGEAAQVRRVLA
- a CDS encoding fatty acid desaturase, whose product is MPTAATTGEIASSGVSRATRREPWLVKHPAEWRQVGIIFVYLGLLAAMFVEERCRNVFFLGAACYFSFLNAVVIHNHLHQGIFQSRRLNMIWRCVLSFGALYPASANIPSHNLVHHHFDDDGQPDWAAPDHVGFRWHLLNLLHFPNVAGPNTFDGVKRWGALHGRGEFRRQYQLESAFAFGVTGALLLVDVWTTLFFIVIPQLWGARGILRINLIQHDRCDTSSEWNHSRNFVGRGFNWIMCNNGYHTIHHNRAGLHWSTLHEAHEREVVPRIDRSLDEPSMVLYLLRTFLFGLKRPTERDVAVSEHVAPLAELASRDVRRAEAEAASA
- a CDS encoding fatty acid desaturase family protein, with translation MTAIVSTLKSLPFTQLRRNRYFYLWYDGFYAAVCATLLLAMYFSGHKPLLASWDPRMWLLLPLACQAQILCSVYIHNATHNNFPRAVNRLIGEVCGVVVLTRFASWEVIHQRHHRYSDDLDKDPHPVGPSYWKFLVDTIVNVERQLQKIYFDLYGDTPETRRYEKNRAYVSYATNILLIATWYTFLGPIAFFGLFVPASLVGFFHLVHFNWSTHNAFSKDGDFKPVNLNHGYYRIGNWLWHGIYMHANHHKRAGMFNPAKLQPSLPITPPPSA
- a CDS encoding EVE domain-containing protein; protein product: MATRRYWLMKSEPYKYSYAQLVKDGQTMWDGVRNYEARNHIREMKAGDLALFYHSNEGKSVAGIARIKREAYPDPTAPEEDWSAVDVEPVTAMKVQVSLDAIRDDPAFADIALLKRSRLSVVPVSKDHFDRILKLGKTKIA
- a CDS encoding L,D-transpeptidase family protein translates to MRPVHRALLAATLLATTFVAPALIAGGSSWKPTAKLVTEIRIDKSDHTLKLLYGEQVVKSYKVAIGPGGAGPKQYEGDKRTPVGTYRVQSRIKGLFHKFLLVSYPNDEDRVRYAEMKRRGEVPAGRGIGHSIGIHGVGSKELAGEHKKSDWTLGCIALDDDEIDEVARLVSDGTRIVITD